The genome window CATCAGAGGAAGATCAAGAAACTGAGCAGTATGCTGGTAGGTATAAAGATTTTTCCTGGGAAAAATTTAGGATTGATACAAGGTTCGAGTTGGGTTTGAAATTTGAGTCAAGAGCCCAATTCAAAACTGCTATCCAAGAATATGGAATTAAGATGGGAAAGCCAGTATACACAAAGAAGAATGAACCAAAGAGAGTGAGAGCCAAATGTAAAGATCCATGTCCATGGTATGTGTTTGCCTCAGTTGAAAAGGCACTTGGCACAGCAGATTTGGTGGTGAAGACAATGTATGACAAGCATGAAAACTGTAATCATgcctggaaaaataaaaatttgaaggCCAATTGATTATCAAATAGATATATGGAGAGAATTAGATCAAACACTCGCATGCCAACTCGGGAGATTAGGCAAACAGTGCATGAGGAGTATCAAACCCAAATTTCTAAATGGGTGGCTTCTAATGCGAGGAAATTGGCTCTCAAAATGATACAGGGGTCGGCTGAACCCCAATACAAGAAAATTTGGGAGTATTGTGCTGAGATAAAAAAGACACATGAAGGGAGTACAATGGAGATAATGTTTACTCCATTTAGAGGACCAGGGGGTAATCCTAAATTCATGAGGTTATACTGCTGTTTAGGACCACTGAAGAAGGGATTCAAGGATGGCTGTAGGCCAATAATAGGTCTGGATGGTTGCCATCTAAAGGGGATTTATAGAGGACAGTTACTAACTGCCATTGCTGCAGACCCGAATAATGGATGGTGGCCTATTGCCTGGGCAGTTGTGGAGAGAGAAGCAACTGAGCAGTGGACTTGGTTTCTCAAATATTTAAGTGAGGACTTGGAAATTGAAAATCAGTGCCACTATACTTTTATATCAGATCAGCAAAAGGTATGATATGAaactttgaaattcaaattttgaatcaaATATGGTACAAGCTAACAGTGTATCATGATTTCATTTTAGGGGCTAGACAGGACACTTAGTGAAGTTCTACCTGGATGTGAGCACAGGTATTtttatcaagtttttttttgcattataaTTTTTCAATTGTTTAATAACGACTTAAATGACTTTGTAAAAACAGGTACTGTGTGCAACATATGTACCgtaatttcaagaaaaaacatCCTGGTTTGGCTCTTAAAGATAGGATGTGGAATATAGCATGTTGCACAACAGTGGAAATGTACGACAAAGCAATGGAAGAACTTCAAACTTTTGATAAGGATGCATATGAATGGGTCAAGAAAGCTCCTCATCCTCGACATTGGTGCAAAGCATTCTTTCCAACTCACGTGAAGAGTGATATGATAGTGAATAATCTATGCGAGTCCTTCAATGCCCATATTAAATATGCAAGGGACCAACCTATCATCACAATGTTGGAACTGATAAGAGAATATCTTATGGACAGGATTCAAAGAAGACGAGCTGCAATGGAGAAATACAAGGGCTCCACTGGACCTTTAATTAATGAGATTATTCAGACTAGGGTCAAGCATTCAAGTCAGTGGATGCCCACTTGGAATGCACTGCATGGCTATCAAGTCAAGGGTCCAATAGGGGCCCAATTTGCAGTagatatgcaaaaaaaatattgtactTGCAGATTATGGAGGTTAGTGGAGTTCCTTGCTGTCATGCAATTGCTGCTATCTTCATGCGAGAAGAGAATCCTTACAACTATCTGGATCGTTCTTATAGCAGAGGCCTCTTCTTCAAGATTTATGAGAATGTTTTGCAGCCAATTAGTGGCGAGAATCATTGGCCTTCATCCACCATGCCTGTGTTGGATCCACCAATACCAGTTACTCAACCTGGTAGGCCTAAAAAGGCCAGGAGAAGGGATGTGTCTGAGAGGAGGGATCATGGTAGAAGGTTGAGGAGGAGGATTGTCATTCATTGTAGAAAATGCGGTGAGGTTGGTCATAACACAGCTACGTGCAAGAAGCCTCCCAATGAAGAAGCACAACAAGGTTCTAACAAGTCATCCGAGGCTCAACCGAGTAATCAGCAGAGGCAGCAATCAgtagaaaaagagaggacaGTAAGTGCATGCAATTGCTGTTAATTTTTCACTATTCTGCATCCACCATGTATTTACATGTGTCATTtgcaat of Coffea arabica cultivar ET-39 chromosome 5c, Coffea Arabica ET-39 HiFi, whole genome shotgun sequence contains these proteins:
- the LOC113689049 gene encoding uncharacterized protein, translated to MERIRSNTRMPTREIRQTVHEEYQTQISKWVASNARKLALKMIQGSAEPQYKKIWEYCAEIKKTHEGSTMEIMFTPFRGPGGNPKFMRLYCCLGPLKKGFKDGCRPIIGLDGCHLKGIYRGQLLTAIAADPNNGWWPIAWAVVEREATEQWTWFLKYLSEDLEIENQCHYTFISDQQKGLDRTLSEVLPGCEHRYCVQHMYRNFKKKHPGLALKDRMWNIACCTTVEMYDKAMEELQTFDKDAYEWVKKAPHPRHWCKAFFPTHVKSDMIVNNLCESFNAHIKYARDQPIITMLELIREYLMDRIQRRRAAMEKYKGSTGPLINEIIQTRIMEVSGVPCCHAIAAIFMREENPYNYLDRSYSRGLFFKIYENVLQPISGENHWPSSTMPVLDPPIPVTQPGRPKKARRRDVSERRDHGRRLRRRIVIHCRKCGEVGHNTATCKKPPNEEAQQGSNKSSEAQPSNQQRQQSVEKERTKKEPSMRAMLIWVKNPHSQLTTGGGDGVEKAEAEAEAKEEKDKVPEEWEKEQPLEEELSHDRPIFFYKLFLFYAV